The following are encoded together in the Oryzias melastigma strain HK-1 linkage group LG17, ASM292280v2, whole genome shotgun sequence genome:
- the LOC118599976 gene encoding uncharacterized protein LOC118599976 isoform X3, protein MEEHEENIQVKEVNVQRRMKSRLTSQISDHHVDSDDILRRLEEVAVATSTVSPAVAGTRMISADFLIPAQSQHPIRNSLHHEFCVCQTEAAPPGGSLTDDVL, encoded by the exons ATGGAAGAACACGAGGAGAACATTCAAGTTAAAGAAGTTAACGTGCAGAGGAGGATGAAAAG cAGACTAACATCTCAGATCTCTGACCACCATGTGGACTCGGACGACATCCTCCGCCGTCTGGAAGAGGTTGCCGTGGCAACTTCCACTGTTTCCCCAGCTGTGGCAG GCACTCGGATGATTTCTGCAGACTTCCTCATTCCTGCTCAGTCTCAGCATCCTATCAGAAACAGCCTGCATCACGAG ttttgtgtttgtcagaCTGAAGCTGCGCCCCCTGGTGGCTCACTAACAGATGACGTGTTGTAG
- the LOC118599976 gene encoding uncharacterized protein LOC118599976 isoform X5 — MEEHEENIQVKEVNVQRRMKRLTSQISDHHVDSDDILRRLEEVAVATSTVSPAVAGTRMISADFLIPAQSQHPIRNSLHHEFCVCQTEAAPPGGSLTDDVL; from the exons ATGGAAGAACACGAGGAGAACATTCAAGTTAAAGAAGTTAACGTGCAGAGGAGGATGAAAAG ACTAACATCTCAGATCTCTGACCACCATGTGGACTCGGACGACATCCTCCGCCGTCTGGAAGAGGTTGCCGTGGCAACTTCCACTGTTTCCCCAGCTGTGGCAG GCACTCGGATGATTTCTGCAGACTTCCTCATTCCTGCTCAGTCTCAGCATCCTATCAGAAACAGCCTGCATCACGAG ttttgtgtttgtcagaCTGAAGCTGCGCCCCCTGGTGGCTCACTAACAGATGACGTGTTGTAG
- the LOC118599976 gene encoding uncharacterized protein LOC118599976 isoform X2, protein MALCLSLSWRSYLMETSNAASMSLRRLTSQISDHHVDSDDILRRLEEVAVATSTVSPAVAGTRMISADFLIPAQSQHPIRNSLHHEFCVCQTEAAPPGGSLTDDVL, encoded by the exons ATGGCATTGTGCCTGTCATTGAGCTGGAGATCTTACCTGATGGAGACTTCAAACGCTGCCAGTATGTCACTGAGAAG ACTAACATCTCAGATCTCTGACCACCATGTGGACTCGGACGACATCCTCCGCCGTCTGGAAGAGGTTGCCGTGGCAACTTCCACTGTTTCCCCAGCTGTGGCAG GCACTCGGATGATTTCTGCAGACTTCCTCATTCCTGCTCAGTCTCAGCATCCTATCAGAAACAGCCTGCATCACGAG ttttgtgtttgtcagaCTGAAGCTGCGCCCCCTGGTGGCTCACTAACAGATGACGTGTTGTAG
- the LOC118599976 gene encoding uncharacterized protein LOC118599976 isoform X4: MALCLSLSWRSYLMETSNAASMSLRSRLTSQISDHHVDSDDILRRLEEVAVATSTVSPAVAGTRMISADFLIPAQSQHPIRNSLHHETEAAPPGGSLTDDVL; this comes from the exons ATGGCATTGTGCCTGTCATTGAGCTGGAGATCTTACCTGATGGAGACTTCAAACGCTGCCAGTATGTCACTGAGAAG cAGACTAACATCTCAGATCTCTGACCACCATGTGGACTCGGACGACATCCTCCGCCGTCTGGAAGAGGTTGCCGTGGCAACTTCCACTGTTTCCCCAGCTGTGGCAG GCACTCGGATGATTTCTGCAGACTTCCTCATTCCTGCTCAGTCTCAGCATCCTATCAGAAACAGCCTGCATCACGAG aCTGAAGCTGCGCCCCCTGGTGGCTCACTAACAGATGACGTGTTGTAG
- the LOC118599976 gene encoding fructose-bisphosphate aldolase C-like isoform X6, giving the protein MEEHEENIQVKEVNVQRRMKRNERKQLISFGFGFKKEQHGIVPVIELEILPDGDFKRCQYVTEKPCTSTRSLCSNINSYDQWAESLLLPP; this is encoded by the exons ATGGAAGAACACGAGGAGAACATTCAAGTTAAAGAAGTTAACGTGCAGAGGAGGATGAAAAG aaatgaaaGGAAACAGTTGATCTCTTTTGGTTTTGGATTCAAAAAGGAGCAGCATGGCATTGTGCCTGTCATTGAGCTGGAGATCTTACCTGATGGAGACTTCAAACGCTGCCAGTATGTCACTGAGAAG CCATGTACCAGTACAAGATCTCTGTGCAGCAACATCAACAGCTATGACCAGTGGGCGGAGTCTCTGCTGCTTCCACCCTAA
- the LOC118599976 gene encoding uncharacterized protein LOC118599976 isoform X1: MALCLSLSWRSYLMETSNAASMSLRSRLTSQISDHHVDSDDILRRLEEVAVATSTVSPAVAGTRMISADFLIPAQSQHPIRNSLHHEFCVCQTEAAPPGGSLTDDVL, from the exons ATGGCATTGTGCCTGTCATTGAGCTGGAGATCTTACCTGATGGAGACTTCAAACGCTGCCAGTATGTCACTGAGAAG cAGACTAACATCTCAGATCTCTGACCACCATGTGGACTCGGACGACATCCTCCGCCGTCTGGAAGAGGTTGCCGTGGCAACTTCCACTGTTTCCCCAGCTGTGGCAG GCACTCGGATGATTTCTGCAGACTTCCTCATTCCTGCTCAGTCTCAGCATCCTATCAGAAACAGCCTGCATCACGAG ttttgtgtttgtcagaCTGAAGCTGCGCCCCCTGGTGGCTCACTAACAGATGACGTGTTGTAG